From the Macaca nemestrina isolate mMacNem1 chromosome 2, mMacNem.hap1, whole genome shotgun sequence genome, the window AAGCGCCTGTGCCTCTCCAACTGCCTGGCCGTCTTCCGTCTGGGCCTCCTGCTCGACTGCGCGCGTCTCGCCGTGGCTGCCCGCGACTTCATCTGCGCTCACTTCTCGCTGGTGGCGCGCGACGCTGACTTCCTCGGACTCTCGGCCGATGAGCTCATCGCCATCATCTCTAGTGACGGCCTTAAcgtggagaaggaggaggcggTGTTCGAGGCCGTGATGCGGTGGGCTGGCAGCGGCGACGCCGAGGCGCAGGCTGAGCGCCAGCGCGCGCTGCCCACCGTCTTCGAGAGCGTGCGCTGCCGCTTGCTGCCGCGCGCCTTTCTAGAGAGCCGCGTGGAGCGCCACCCTCTCGTGCGTGCCCAGCCCGAGTTGCTGCGCAAGGTGCAGATGGTGAAGGATGCACACGAGGGCCGCATCACCACGCTGCggaagaaaaagaaggggaaagacGCAGCCGGGGTCAAGGAGGCTGATAAGGGCACAGGCGAAGCCAAAgcagaggaggatgaggaggccGAACGTATCCTTCCTGGGATCCTCAATGACACCCTGCGCTTCGGCATGTTCCTGCAGGACCTCATCTTTATGATCAGTGAGGAGGGCGCTGTGGCCTACGATCCAGCAGCCAACGAGTGCTACTGTGCCTCCCTCTCCAACCAGGTCCCCAAGAACCACGTCAGCCTGGTTACCAAGGAGAACCAGGTCTTTGTGGCTGGAGGCCTCTTCTACAACGAAGACAACAAAGAGGACCCCATGAGCGCATACTTCCTGCAGGTGCCTGACCAGCCTTGGGAGCTGCCAGCTAATGCTGGGCTCTGGGCACTGGGGGCAGTCTTGGGGCCCAGGAGGGGCTTGTGTCTACACAAGGAAATGCCACTGGGTCTAGGGTGAGATGTAGACTGGGGCGGTTGACTGATAGCCACCTGCTTGAAGGTTGAAGACAGTCAATAGGCAACTGCCAAAAAGCAGCATAACTCTGGTATCTCAATTTCAGGGGTGAGGTAGCCCCAAGATGGCGTATGTTGGAGGCCCTGGCCCTGCACAGAGGTTGGGGTGGGGCACAGTGAGGAGGAGCAAGGTCTGTGTAAGGATCCTGGGCAGGGCCTCTTGGTGAAGGCCAGGCCTGGAGCTCGCAGCAGTGTCCCAGACAAAGGAACAATCCTGTCTGGTcctcccattgtacagatgaggaaactgaggcccagaagggATCAGCAGAGTGGAGTGCCAGGTCTGAGTTGGGGTGCGACTGTGAGATCTCAAAGGGCAGAGACAGTTTCCTGGAGACTGGCCATATAAGTTTGAGCCTTGCCAGTGGGGTGGGATTTGGAGACGTGAAGGGGAAGATGGTAATGTTTCCAGCCAAGGAACGATAAGCAAGGGATAGAACTGGGGCTTAGCCTGGTGAGCAGCATGCTCAGGGAGGCCTGACCAGCGAGAGAGGTGACAGGCACTTGGTGCCAGGGTTAAGCTCACAGGCCTTACAGTTGCACTGGGGATGAGGGCAGCTTCACCAGCTACTAGCTCAGCAGTGTGGACACATTGCTTATTCTCTCTAGGCCTCTGTTTGTAAGTGGGGATACTATTCTTCCTGCATGATAAGGTCGTTGGAAAGTTAAATGATGCTTATAAAGTGCTCATCAGCACAGTGCTCAGCCctcagaaaactttccaaaaagATGAGCCCCTAGTATTCATATCTTTATTACAAGGCTGTGGAGGTGAACAAGGCCATGGACTGTAGCTTTTACAGGGCGAAAAGTAGGACTGTATTTGGAAGTTTCCTGAACAGTGGGATGGGGTGGAGAGCAGGGGGCAGGCAGGCCTCAGTTGGGAGCCGTTCAGCCTGGGAAAGCAAGGCCATAGCTGGACCTCCTTGCAGAGCTCCCCATCATTTCTATGCTGTGGTGCCCTACCGCCTGCTATAATGGTGGTTGCCGGGAGCCTGCCTGGGCGTGGGGGACACTCATCTGCTCTCAGCCTGATGGCAGGAGGGGCACTGTCTCTCAGGGTGCCTCCGGGCTGCATTGGCCCTACCTGGGTTCCCGACCTCCTCTGCGACCTGGGGCAGCGGGACTGAGTggtgctgggctggggctgggggagtaGGGGGCAGTTGCTGACTGGACACCTGGCCTGCAGTTTGACCACCTGGACTCAGAGTGGCTGGGGATGCCACCACTGCCCTCACCCCGCTGCCTCTTTGGCCTGGGAGAGGCTCTCAACTCCATCTACGTGGTCGGTGGCAGAGAGATCAAGGACGGCGAGCGCTGCCTGGACTCGGTCATGTGCTACGACAGGCTGTGAGCGTGGCTGGGGTGGGGCTGAGCaccctgggggtgggtggggcaccctgggggtgggtgggaggccgaagctggtcTAGAGCCTGGGGTGGGATTTGGAGCTAGAGCCTTGGGCTCAGAGTGGAGGTAGGCTTGGGTAAGGGCAGGGAGGTTGGAGGGCAGGGTGGGAGCAAAGAACTGAGAGGCCTGGGAAGTTCCAGCAATGGATCTGATGCATCTCGAATATGTGTTAGGAGGATGGGTGCATGGGTGCAGAGATAGGGACTGAGCCGAGCCTGGGTGGGtgcccaccccaacccccacccccactcccatctCCTCCAGGTCATTCAAATGGGGTGAATCGGACCCGCTGCCTTACACGGTGTATGGCCACACAGTGCTCTCTCACATGGACCTTGTCTACGTCATTGGCGGCAAAGGCAGTGACAGGTGAGACTGGGCCTGGAGCGAATCTGTGGAGCATAGGTAGAATCTCCCAGAGGCTGTCAGCAGTTTGTCCTGGCTGCCCTGGCAGACGATTGCAGGGAGGCATGGCTGGGCTCCTGCTTCTCTCCACcgttcccaccctccaccccacagGAAGTGCCTGAACAAGATGTGCGTCTATGACCCCAAGAAGTTCGAGTGGAAGGAGCTGGCACCCATGCAGACCGCCCGCTCACTCTTTGGGGCCACTGTCCATGATGGCCGCATTATTGTGGCAGCTGGGGTCACCGACACAGGGCTGACCAGTTCTGCCGAAGTGTACAGCATCACAGACAACAAGTACGAAAGCTTGTCTCTTCCACCAAGGAcaactgtgtggctttgggctTCTGTCAGCCTCAGCAGGAGCCGCAGTCCCTGTCTTGGGTCTCCAGTGTTGAGCTGGGACATCAGTATAGAAACAGACCTTCTCCCCTGATCAGCAGTGAGcagagggctgggggaggggatgCCAGGTTGCTCATTCAGGGACTCAAAACAGGCAATGGCTTGGTGCAAGGGAtgtagcagtgaacaagacagaagcTGCCCTGCCTGGGAcaccagaaaagagaaaactgaactGAGAGATAGTTGTACTCAACTGGCAAAAATGGTGAGGGTGGTGGGAGGAGGTTGTCCCAGACCAAGGAAATGTGGTGCGGAGGCAGTTAGGAGAAAAAACGCAAGGCCCACGGGAGGGAAGGCATTGCTCCGGCTGGGTGGAGGCGGGTGGGTCATGGAGATGGGATGGCAGTGCTGGGGCTGGAGCGGGGGCCAGCAGGAGAGGGACTGTATCTCATCTGTGTTCTACTAAAGTACTTCATGGCAGCTGATATAGAGAGCAGATTAGGGATTTCCCAGGGGACAGGAAGGTCAGGGGTGATGAAGGCCTGGACCTGGGGGCACAGCAGGGATGAGGCTGAGGGGATGCATGGGACAAAGACAGGCCAGGGCTTCTTACACAGTGATGGGCATGCGAATCTCCCGGGGATCGTGTTAAAGTGCAGATTCTGATTCTCAGTATGCAGAGGGCTGAGAGCCTGtaagtctgcatttctaacacccccaggagatgctgatgctgctgggcTGTGAaccacattttgagtagcaaGAGTCTAGGAGGTGGAAGAAACAGGGCTTAGCTATTGATTGGATGTGGGGGTGAGGGGGGAGAAGTACACGCTTCTGAGTGAGGGTGGGAGGCCACTTACTGGATAATCATTGGGATTGGGTAGGGAAAATGAGGGTCCAGTTAGGACATGTGGACTTGAAGTGCCTGGGGGTGTCCAAAAGGACCCCACCTGGGAGAGAGAGGGCTGAGCTGGAGGGAGAGATCTGGGGGTCAATAGCACATGGAGGGGCCAAGCTCCCTCAGGAGAGAGGGTGTAAATGGGAGGAGCTGAGGTCCAAGCCCTGATGGTGGGGGCAGCTTGCGTTATCCAGGAAGGAGGCCACGAAGGTGAGGCCGGAGAGATAGGAGGTGAGGAAAGTcatgtcagcagggctgtgtgcTGTAGGACCTCAGTGAGTGTGCAGTGTCTGGGGACCTCAGGGAGGGCAGTTTTGGAGGATGGGACTAAGGCCCAAGGCAGGAGCCAGAGCAGTGAAGATACATTGAGAACAACTGGGCTGTGAAAGGAGAAGGACGGAGCAGGTGTGCAAGGGGGGCGGGGCTGCCGCTGAGGGGCAAGAGGACTGCATCCAGGGCAAGGCTGGGGGCCTGCTAGGGACTGGGGTCATGAGTTAGAGAGTGGAGTTAgttcaggagaggaggaggggcagtGGGGAGATCCACAGTGGACTTTGCTGGACAGGTTGGATAGAATGGCAAGAggacaaggaaaggaaaggggaggagcAAGAGaatggggaaggaagggaagaccAGAGGGACAGGAAGGGGAACAGGGTTGGGGGCATGGGTGCTTGGGACTTGGATTGCAAAGGGTTGCAGTTGGAGCTGTGGGTGCTGTGTGGCAGGGACAGTCACTGGGCTTGCCGAGGCACCCCAATGATGCACCTTCTCATACAACCCCAGGT encodes:
- the LOC105480276 gene encoding kelch-like protein 40; this translates as MALGLEQAEEQRLYQQTLLQDGLKDMLDHGKFLDCVVRAGEREFPCHRLVLAACSPYFRARFLAEPERAGELHLEEVSPDVVAQVLHYLYTSEIALDEASVQDLFAAAHRFQIPSIFTICVSFLQKRLCLSNCLAVFRLGLLLDCARLAVAARDFICAHFSLVARDADFLGLSADELIAIISSDGLNVEKEEAVFEAVMRWAGSGDAEAQAERQRALPTVFESVRCRLLPRAFLESRVERHPLVRAQPELLRKVQMVKDAHEGRITTLRKKKKGKDAAGVKEADKGTGEAKAEEDEEAERILPGILNDTLRFGMFLQDLIFMISEEGAVAYDPAANECYCASLSNQVPKNHVSLVTKENQVFVAGGLFYNEDNKEDPMSAYFLQFDHLDSEWLGMPPLPSPRCLFGLGEALNSIYVVGGREIKDGERCLDSVMCYDRLSFKWGESDPLPYTVYGHTVLSHMDLVYVIGGKGSDRKCLNKMCVYDPKKFEWKELAPMQTARSLFGATVHDGRIIVAAGVTDTGLTSSAEVYSITDNKWAPFEAFPQERSSLSLVSLVGTLYAIGGFATLETESGELVPTELNDIWRYNEEEKKWEGVLREIAYAAGATFLPVRLNVLRLTKM